In Halobaculum limi, one DNA window encodes the following:
- a CDS encoding DUF7344 domain-containing protein, producing MSGPALTVDDLYDVLSDWHRRRLLWQLLDGGPSGGLDVPAELPTRDETERTARVQFHHVHLPKLEACALVEFDEAENLLTRGPMFDRTEPLLSVLREREHQTPLPEAT from the coding sequence ATGTCAGGACCCGCACTGACCGTCGACGATCTGTACGACGTACTGAGCGACTGGCATCGTCGACGCCTGCTGTGGCAACTCCTCGACGGCGGACCCAGCGGTGGACTGGACGTGCCGGCAGAACTGCCGACGCGAGACGAGACAGAGCGAACCGCGCGCGTGCAGTTTCACCACGTCCACCTGCCGAAACTGGAGGCGTGTGCGTTGGTCGAGTTCGACGAAGCGGAGAACCTGTTGACACGGGGACCGATGTTCGACCGGACCGAACCGTTACTGAGCGTGCTCCGGGAGCGTGAGCACCAAACGCCGCTCCCAGAGGCAACGTGA
- a CDS encoding HalOD1 output domain-containing protein, with product MSTDDPLSMAVIEALATARGVDPLDLTFNLYEWVDADVLDSFASITNDQWQFEFVVDEHLVTLRGDGTVRIDGHDPADLYPSQPT from the coding sequence GTGAGCACCGACGATCCGCTGTCGATGGCGGTGATCGAGGCGCTCGCGACCGCACGCGGCGTCGACCCACTCGACCTCACGTTCAACCTCTACGAGTGGGTCGACGCCGACGTCCTCGACTCGTTCGCGTCGATCACCAACGACCAGTGGCAGTTCGAGTTCGTTGTCGACGAGCATCTCGTGACCCTCCGTGGCGACGGGACCGTTCGGATCGACGGGCACGACCCCGCCGACCTGTACCCCTCACAGCCGACGTGA
- a CDS encoding enoyl-CoA hydratase/isomerase family protein — MTASDGEQPTPEAVAADCEYVACAVGDRIEGVATVTISRPDARNALNAQVREELTRVVGAIDDADSGVRVVVLTGADEAKAFVAGADVSELRERGMLEQRRASERPRVYEHVADLRQPVIARINGHALGGGSELALACDVRIAHERAKLGQPEINLGIIPGGGATQRLVRLIGEGQAMKLILSGELIDAAEAADIGLVDEVHGDDAFDDRVYELAASMADKSPVALEYAKTAVQAASRMGLDEGIDYEAELFAALFATEDKNEGIDAFFEDRDPEWEGR, encoded by the coding sequence GTGACTGCGAGTGACGGCGAGCAGCCGACTCCCGAGGCTGTCGCCGCCGACTGCGAGTACGTCGCTTGCGCGGTGGGCGACCGCATCGAGGGTGTCGCGACGGTGACTATCTCTCGGCCGGACGCGCGAAACGCGCTGAACGCGCAGGTTCGAGAGGAGTTGACGCGCGTGGTCGGGGCCATCGACGACGCCGACAGCGGCGTCCGCGTCGTCGTCCTCACCGGCGCGGACGAGGCGAAGGCGTTCGTCGCGGGCGCGGACGTGTCGGAACTGCGTGAGCGGGGGATGCTCGAACAGCGCCGCGCCAGCGAGCGACCGCGGGTGTACGAACACGTCGCCGACCTCCGCCAGCCAGTGATCGCTCGCATCAACGGCCACGCCCTCGGCGGCGGGAGCGAACTCGCGCTGGCGTGTGACGTGCGCATCGCCCACGAACGCGCGAAACTCGGCCAACCCGAGATCAATTTGGGCATCATCCCCGGCGGCGGCGCGACCCAGCGCCTCGTCCGCCTCATCGGCGAGGGGCAGGCGATGAAACTGATCCTCTCAGGCGAACTGATCGACGCCGCGGAGGCCGCCGACATCGGCCTCGTCGACGAGGTCCACGGGGACGACGCGTTCGACGACCGCGTGTACGAGTTGGCGGCGTCGATGGCCGACAAGAGCCCCGTCGCCTTGGAGTACGCCAAGACCGCGGTGCAGGCCGCCTCACGGATGGGACTGGACGAGGGAATCGACTACGAGGCGGAACTGTTCGCCGCGCTGTTCGCGACCGAAGACAAGAACGAGGGCATCGACGCGTTCTTCGAGGACCGAGACCCCGAGTGGGAGGGTCGGTAG
- a CDS encoding 3-hydroxyacyl-CoA dehydrogenase family protein — protein MRVTVLGAGTMGRGIAQVAAAASHDVALRDIEQSYVDDGIAGIEATLSEGVDRGKVTPEERAATLDRITGTTSLADAAAGADLVVEAVPEDADLKKQTLTEAEEYVDETTVLASNTSALSVTDLASALDRPRRLLGLHFFNPVHLMGLVEVVVAEQTDDATLEVAREFVDSIGKTAVEVRDSPGFASSRLGVALGVEAIRMYEEGVAGVEDIDAAMELGYNHPMGPLELTDVVGLDVRLDILEHLREELGERFRPPQALKRKVRAGKVGKKAGEGFYVWEDGEAVRPADDGGAGT, from the coding sequence ATGCGAGTGACCGTACTCGGCGCGGGGACGATGGGACGCGGCATCGCGCAGGTGGCCGCCGCCGCGAGTCACGACGTCGCGCTTCGAGACATCGAGCAGTCGTACGTCGACGACGGCATCGCCGGCATCGAGGCGACGCTCTCAGAGGGCGTCGACCGCGGGAAGGTGACGCCCGAGGAACGTGCGGCGACGCTCGACCGCATCACCGGCACCACGTCGCTGGCCGACGCCGCGGCGGGCGCGGACCTCGTCGTGGAAGCCGTCCCGGAAGACGCCGACCTGAAGAAACAGACGCTGACCGAGGCGGAAGAGTACGTCGACGAGACGACCGTGTTGGCGTCGAACACCTCCGCGCTGTCGGTGACGGACTTGGCGAGTGCGCTCGACCGGCCGCGTCGACTGCTCGGTCTCCACTTCTTCAACCCCGTCCACCTGATGGGGTTGGTCGAAGTCGTCGTCGCCGAACAGACCGACGACGCGACGCTGGAGGTCGCCCGTGAGTTCGTCGACTCCATCGGGAAGACGGCCGTCGAGGTGCGCGACTCGCCGGGGTTCGCCTCCTCGCGACTCGGCGTCGCGCTCGGCGTCGAGGCGATTCGAATGTACGAGGAGGGCGTCGCCGGCGTCGAGGACATCGACGCCGCGATGGAACTCGGCTACAACCACCCGATGGGGCCGCTCGAACTCACCGACGTCGTCGGCCTCGACGTACGCCTCGACATCCTCGAACACCTCCGCGAGGAACTGGGCGAGCGATTCCGCCCGCCGCAGGCACTCAAGCGGAAGGTTCGCGCCGGGAAGGTGGGGAAGAAAGCCGGCGAGGGGTTCTACGTCTGGGAGGACGGCGAAGCGGTTCGACCCGCGGACGACGGAGGTGCGGGGACGTGA
- a CDS encoding MATE family efflux transporter gives MSRLRRAGSALAAALASAGVIEESRLRATTDLAWPRIVTGFAIMSKRTVDLALVGLVIGPTAVAGLTLANAFWMVAKFLAIGLAGGTVSLVSQNYGGGDTDRAASVVRLSVIISVAIAVPAVVLFASAAEPLVALLGGDEASIGYGATYLAVVAPGLLFEFLNLVASRTYAGVSDTVTPMVVRAGGAVANIALSATFVLALDMGVAGAALGTALATALVTVVFAWGMTGHDYVRGRGASPVPLTLERPIVDRDLLAQIGRVSSPLVARRAAQGLVVFPLLAIAATFGPVAVAAVGVGRQVRALLGSFSWGFSIAASTLVGQELGKGAEAEAEAFGSQITRLSAVVYVVAAAVVVAFADPIASVFVDDPANLALSAQFVAVAGVSVVASGIDGSITGVLRGAGDTRVPFVATLAGAYLAAVPVAYLGTVVPVLGVSGLLIALVAETAVPMVVNARRFRSNRWKAVSRAYRPSADD, from the coding sequence GTGTCACGGCTTCGCCGCGCCGGGTCAGCGCTCGCCGCGGCGCTCGCGAGTGCGGGCGTCATCGAGGAGTCGCGCCTGCGGGCGACCACGGATCTGGCGTGGCCGCGCATCGTCACCGGCTTCGCCATTATGTCCAAGCGGACGGTCGACCTGGCGCTGGTCGGACTCGTCATCGGCCCGACGGCGGTCGCGGGGCTGACGCTCGCGAACGCCTTCTGGATGGTCGCGAAGTTCCTCGCCATCGGCCTCGCGGGCGGTACCGTCTCGCTCGTCTCGCAGAACTACGGCGGCGGCGACACCGACCGCGCGGCGTCGGTCGTTCGGCTGAGTGTCATCATCTCCGTCGCCATCGCGGTGCCCGCAGTCGTGTTGTTCGCGAGCGCCGCCGAACCGCTCGTCGCGCTGCTGGGCGGCGACGAAGCGAGTATCGGCTACGGCGCGACGTATCTCGCGGTCGTCGCGCCCGGTCTCTTGTTCGAGTTCCTCAACCTCGTCGCCAGTCGGACGTACGCCGGCGTCAGCGACACAGTCACGCCGATGGTCGTTCGCGCGGGCGGTGCGGTCGCCAACATCGCGCTGTCGGCGACGTTCGTCCTCGCACTCGATATGGGTGTCGCGGGCGCAGCGCTCGGAACCGCGCTGGCGACGGCGCTCGTCACCGTGGTGTTCGCGTGGGGGATGACCGGCCACGACTACGTCCGCGGGCGCGGCGCGAGTCCCGTCCCGCTGACGCTGGAGCGACCGATCGTCGACCGCGACTTGCTCGCACAGATCGGTCGCGTGTCGTCGCCGCTGGTGGCCCGCCGCGCCGCACAGGGACTCGTCGTGTTCCCGTTGCTCGCCATCGCGGCGACGTTCGGCCCGGTCGCCGTCGCCGCTGTCGGCGTCGGCCGACAGGTCCGGGCGCTATTGGGGAGTTTCTCGTGGGGCTTCTCTATCGCCGCCTCGACGCTCGTGGGACAGGAACTCGGGAAGGGCGCAGAAGCGGAGGCGGAGGCGTTCGGTTCGCAGATCACTCGGCTATCGGCTGTGGTGTACGTCGTCGCCGCGGCGGTCGTCGTCGCCTTCGCCGACCCCATCGCGAGCGTGTTCGTCGACGACCCCGCGAACCTGGCGCTGTCCGCGCAGTTCGTCGCCGTCGCGGGCGTCAGCGTCGTCGCCTCGGGCATCGACGGATCGATCACCGGCGTGCTTCGCGGCGCGGGCGACACCCGCGTCCCGTTCGTCGCGACGCTGGCGGGGGCGTACCTCGCGGCGGTCCCGGTTGCGTACCTCGGAACGGTCGTCCCGGTACTCGGCGTCTCGGGCCTGCTGATTGCGCTCGTTGCGGAGACGGCGGTGCCGATGGTGGTGAACGCCCGGCGCTTCCGCTCGAATCGATGGAAGGCAGTCAGCCGGGCGTACCGGCCGAGCGCGGACGATTGA